The following nucleotide sequence is from Anopheles stephensi strain Indian chromosome 3, UCI_ANSTEP_V1.0, whole genome shotgun sequence.
GTTGAACCTGAAGGAGATCAAAGAAGGCGAGGAAGTTTTGGAATGAAAGGGGCCGTGGTGTTGCGGGTGTTTACTGGTTGGTTGCTGCGATTGGATATTCGAAATTCgtgttaattatttttaataaataccCAACAACGATTGTAAACTAGTTGGCATTCGGCGGTGGCTAGTAGTAAGAGCAGCAgatgtagtagtagtagtttttCCGTGTATATTTCTAGTAGCAGGTAATGTACAGACGCCTCAATGTATGCGTGCGTTAGGTTAGCAAGCTTGCTGTGCGGTGCGCGTGTATTCAGAGCACTGATAAGTGTCAATTAACCAGTCACGTAAGCTTCTTGTCCGTATCGGAATATTCGTGCAAGAGCTGTGTGTAGAGCCGGGTGAATACTCGCAGCTTGAGTGAGGCGGGCAGAGCGTTCAGTATAGCGGtctagaaagaaaaaagtgatTCTCGTGTTATAGTTTTCGTGCTCGGTGAGGTGTGAATCCTTTGGAAAAGCTTACCTGTATGCCGTGTGACCAATGGCCGGTGGTTTGGTCCACTTTTCCGATACAGTATCCGGCGTACCGTATCATATCGCTTACTTTAACAAGCCGTACGGAGAGTGAGTTTTTCTTCCCATCGGTCGGGTGCAGATACTCGGTCATACTCGTATGAACGTACCCTGGGGACACGGTCTGACATTCGATCCCGTACGGGGTCACTTCTTCCcgcagtgccaaggaaaagcTGGTCATGTAAGCCTTTGTTGCCGCATAGACCGCCAGATAAGGGGTCGGAGCAAGCGATGATAGGGAAGAAATGTTTATGATAAGCCCACGTTTGCGCTTTTTCATCGCCGGGAGAGCAATGTTGCACAGAAGCGTTGCTGCGCCGACGTTGATATTGATCAGATCCCACAACAAACGCTTTTCCATCCGATCCAGCTGTATGGGCTTTTCGTTGATAACGCCAACGTTGTTCACCAAGATACCGATATCTAGCGGCAGCAGCTCCGTCTCGAGCCGTTCAAAAATGTGCTCGCCCTGCGAAAAATCGGCCACCAATATTTTGGTCTCCGTGCCATGTTTGGCCACGATTTCCTCGGCCACCCGTTGCAGTTTCGCTTCATTGCGAGCGATCAGCATCACCTTCATGCCCTGGCTGGCCAAATAGTTTGCGTACCCTTTGCCGATTCCATCCGAGCTGCCGGTAATTACTATagcaacgaaacgaacgaacacaTCGTTTCAATTGCACTCACACACGTGCAACGAGGGACCACGCTAATCCACTTACCTGCCCATTGTCCATATACTTTTGGCAACGATTTTTGATCACCGGCAAACCACTGTGTGGCACTtcggaacagcagcaacagcggtGTCCGCAGATTGGCATACAACCAGCAAAGTATGCTGTACACCCCAACAACTGTGGCCAGCTGTAATAGTATTGGTGGAAGCATGGCAGTGCAGCTGGTACCGTCGTTACCACCAGCCTACTTGCGATTCAAAACACAACTGATGAAGGATGATCCGCGAGTCCGCCGCTGCCTGGCCGTAATGACTATGCAATGTTGACGTAATGGATGTACGGGCCTAATGCCGTCGGATAAACGCTCATCGGTTCCGTGCGCTACACGAATCGTTGCCTTCGCTAATAATGACGCACTGTCGTGGCTCGTACGAGACCGGCAGCAGGAATCCGGTTTGAAGAACTGTGGAATGGAGTGCGTTATCTATGAGGTACGTGCTCCGTACAGTGGATGTGATTTGCTAGGTTAATTGGCAGTTAAAGATGCCTGCTAGAACGTTCAACGTGATTCCTGTTGAATGCTCCGCTTGGAGGATACTCAAATGGTTACTCCACAACGAATGCTGTTTATTGTGTTCATCAAAAAATCGtgttttaaataatgtttctttctcttctgcATTTCAGTCGTCTTTCTCAACACCGCTGGCGGCTGCGTTTCGTAAGCTGTTGTAAATTGTCTTCATCACAAACATGCGGACACATTCGGGTACGAGCTTCAGC
It contains:
- the LOC118514112 gene encoding inactive hydroxysteroid dehydrogenase-like protein 1; the encoded protein is MLPPILLQLATVVGVYSILCWLYANLRTPLLLLFRSATQWFAGDQKSLPKVYGQWAVITGSSDGIGKGYANYLASQGMKVMLIARNEAKLQRVAEEIVAKHGTETKILVADFSQGEHIFERLETELLPLDIGILVNNVGVINEKPIQLDRMEKRLLWDLININVGAATLLCNIALPAMKKRKRGLIINISSLSSLAPTPYLAVYAATKAYMTSFSLALREEVTPYGIECQTVSPGYVHTSMTEYLHPTDGKKNSLSVRLVKVSDMIRYAGYCIGKVDQTTGHWSHGIQTAILNALPASLKLRVFTRLYTQLLHEYSDTDKKLT